The following are encoded together in the Naumannella cuiyingiana genome:
- a CDS encoding SDR family oxidoreductase yields MELNQRVIVVTGGNAGIGAGIVRACARQGARIVIGDNLLDDTTEGLLAEVDELGGEAVAVRCDVSRRDDQENLLATAIETWHRLDGWVSNAGIAGPGTLLEMTDDDLDRVLAVNLRGPVIGAQLAARRFIEQGGGGVIITTSSVHEDWPMPDNTPYCIAKGGVRMLTRNAALELGPHGIRMINVAPGAIRTRLNEPWLADPGNVERANATIPLGRVGEPDEIGELVAFLLSDRASYLTATTVTADAGLSQYNHEA; encoded by the coding sequence GTGGAACTGAACCAACGCGTGATCGTGGTGACGGGCGGCAATGCCGGGATCGGGGCCGGCATCGTCCGGGCCTGCGCGCGGCAGGGCGCGCGGATCGTGATCGGGGACAACCTGCTCGACGACACCACCGAGGGGCTGCTGGCCGAGGTCGACGAGCTCGGTGGCGAGGCCGTCGCCGTGCGCTGCGATGTCAGCCGTCGCGACGACCAGGAGAACCTGCTGGCCACCGCGATCGAGACCTGGCACCGACTCGACGGGTGGGTCTCCAATGCGGGCATCGCCGGACCCGGCACGTTGCTCGAGATGACCGACGATGATCTTGATCGCGTTCTTGCGGTGAATCTGCGCGGACCGGTGATCGGTGCCCAGCTCGCGGCTCGCCGATTCATCGAGCAGGGCGGCGGAGGCGTGATCATCACCACCTCGTCGGTGCACGAGGACTGGCCGATGCCGGACAACACCCCCTATTGCATCGCCAAGGGTGGCGTGCGCATGCTGACGCGCAATGCCGCACTCGAACTCGGTCCGCACGGCATCCGGATGATCAACGTCGCACCCGGCGCGATCCGGACTCGGCTGAACGAGCCGTGGCTGGCCGATCCCGGCAATGTCGAGCGTGCGAACGCGACCATTCCGCTCGGTCGCGTCGGCGAGCCCGACGAGATCGGCGAGCTGGTCGCGTTCCTGCTCAGCGATCGCGCGAGCTATCTGACCGCGACCACGGTCACCGCCGACGCCGGGCTGTCCCAGTACAACCACGAGGCGTGA
- a CDS encoding allantoate amidohydrolase, protein MSDPVAAFDAAWADLAPIGRAGTGGYRRYAWTREDHTLREWFAGEAARHGLDLTEDRAGNQWAWWGDATRGGALAIGSHLDSVPDGGAFDGPLGVVSSLAAVDALRAAGHTPDRPIAVINFADEEGARFGIACAGSRILTGQLDADRARGLRDGDGITLAEAWRTAGRNPDALGADPDLLGLVDRFVELHVEQGKGLVEHGVPIGIGSDIWPHGRWRLEFVGEANHAGTTALADRHDAMLGYAETVLDARRVAAGHGVVATMGKVRVEPNGVNAIPSRVTGWLDVRGADEAAVTACVAAIAEAAARREATLTRESWTPTTRFDTALTGKLADLLDAPVLGTGAGHDAGILAAHGIPTSMIFVRNPTGVSHSPAEHAERDDCLAGVEALARAVGALTGGPR, encoded by the coding sequence ATGAGCGATCCGGTCGCGGCATTCGATGCCGCCTGGGCCGACCTCGCGCCGATCGGGCGGGCCGGCACCGGCGGCTACCGGCGCTATGCGTGGACGCGGGAGGACCACACCCTGCGTGAATGGTTCGCCGGCGAGGCCGCGCGCCACGGGCTCGACCTCACCGAGGACCGCGCCGGGAACCAGTGGGCGTGGTGGGGCGACGCGACCCGCGGCGGCGCGCTGGCGATCGGCTCGCACCTGGACTCGGTGCCGGACGGTGGTGCGTTCGACGGCCCGCTCGGCGTGGTCAGCTCGCTCGCCGCCGTCGATGCGCTGCGCGCGGCCGGTCACACCCCGGACCGGCCCATCGCGGTGATCAACTTCGCCGACGAGGAGGGCGCCCGGTTCGGCATCGCCTGCGCGGGCTCGCGGATCCTCACCGGCCAGCTCGACGCCGACCGCGCACGGGGTCTGCGCGATGGCGACGGGATCACCCTTGCCGAGGCCTGGCGCACCGCGGGGCGCAACCCGGACGCGCTCGGCGCCGATCCCGACCTGCTCGGCCTGGTCGACCGGTTCGTCGAGTTGCACGTCGAACAGGGCAAGGGCCTGGTCGAGCACGGCGTACCGATCGGGATCGGCAGCGACATCTGGCCACACGGCCGATGGCGGCTCGAGTTCGTGGGCGAGGCGAATCACGCCGGCACCACCGCCCTCGCCGACCGGCACGACGCGATGCTCGGGTACGCCGAGACCGTGCTCGACGCCCGGCGAGTGGCGGCCGGGCACGGCGTGGTCGCGACCATGGGCAAGGTCCGGGTCGAGCCCAACGGCGTGAACGCCATCCCGTCCCGGGTCACCGGCTGGCTCGATGTCCGCGGCGCCGACGAGGCGGCGGTGACCGCCTGCGTCGCCGCGATCGCGGAGGCTGCCGCGCGCCGGGAGGCCACGCTCACCCGCGAGTCGTGGACGCCGACCACCCGGTTCGACACCGCGCTGACCGGCAAACTGGCCGACCTGCTCGACGCGCCGGTGCTCGGCACGGGCGCGGGGCACGACGCCGGGATCCTCGCCGCGCACGGGATCCCGACGTCGATGATCTTCGTTCGCAACCCGACCGGCGTCTCCCACTCGCCGGCCGAGCACGCCGAACGCGACGACTGCCTGGCCGGCGTCGAGGCGCTCGCCCGGGCCGTCGGCGCCCTGACCGGCGGCCCGCGATGA
- a CDS encoding SRPBCC family protein, translating to MPVTNVTPDLDQLTLTIDAEFAAPVERIWQVYADPRQLEKVWGPPGYPATVVDHDFTAGGRVTYFMTGPEGEKFAGYWDITGVDEPNGFTFDDGFADADFNPNPDLPVSKNGFTFTAGGAGTKARYVSTYASAEALQQVLDMGVVEGSTAAINQIDDLVA from the coding sequence ATGCCTGTCACCAATGTCACCCCCGATCTTGATCAACTCACGCTGACGATCGACGCGGAGTTCGCCGCGCCGGTCGAGCGGATCTGGCAGGTGTACGCCGATCCGCGCCAGCTCGAGAAGGTGTGGGGCCCGCCGGGCTACCCCGCCACCGTGGTCGATCACGACTTCACCGCGGGCGGCCGGGTCACCTACTTCATGACCGGCCCCGAGGGCGAGAAGTTCGCCGGCTACTGGGACATCACCGGTGTCGACGAGCCGAACGGCTTCACCTTCGACGACGGTTTCGCCGATGCCGACTTCAACCCCAATCCCGACCTGCCCGTCTCGAAGAACGGGTTCACCTTCACCGCGGGCGGGGCGGGCACGAAGGCGCGCTATGTCAGCACCTACGCCAGCGCCGAGGCGCTGCAGCAGGTGCTCGACATGGGCGTGGTCGAGGGTTCGACTGCCGCGATCAACCAGATCGACGACCTGGTCGCCTGA
- the hutU gene encoding urocanate hydratase — translation MEGARPVRAARGTTLTARTWATEAPLRMLQNNLDPEVAERPDDLVVYGGTGRAARDWRSFDAMVRTLTTLAPDETMLVQSGRPVGVMRTHEWAPRVLIANSNLVPDWANWPEFRRLEQLGLTMYGQMTAGSWIYIGTQGIVQGTYETFAAVAEKRFGGTLAGTLTLTGGCGGMGGAQPLAVTLNEGACLIVDVDRSRLQRRVDHRYLDEIADDLDSAIDKALAAKTERRGWSVGVVGNAAEVFPELLRRGVEIDIVTDQTSAHDPLSYLPEGIELDDWADYADKKPEEFTDRARESMARHVEAMVGFADRGAEVFDYGNSIRDEARQGGYGRAFEFPGFVPAYIRPLFCEGKGPFRWAALSGDPADIAATDRAVLELFPDNDRLHKWIRGAQERIAFQGLPARICWLGYGERDRAGLRFNELVASGEISAPVVIGRDHLDCGSVASPYRETESMADGSDAIADWPLLNAMINTASGASWVSLHHGGGVGIGRSIHAGQVSLADGTELAAEKLARVLSNDPGMGVIRHVDAGYPAAREVAHQRGVRVPMNEE, via the coding sequence ATGGAGGGGGCCCGCCCGGTCCGCGCAGCCCGCGGTACGACGCTGACCGCCCGCACCTGGGCCACCGAGGCCCCACTGCGGATGCTGCAGAACAATCTCGACCCCGAGGTCGCCGAGCGGCCCGATGATCTTGTGGTCTACGGCGGCACCGGCCGCGCGGCGCGCGACTGGCGCTCCTTCGACGCGATGGTCCGCACGCTGACCACGCTCGCTCCCGACGAGACGATGCTGGTCCAGTCGGGGCGGCCGGTCGGCGTGATGCGTACCCATGAATGGGCTCCGCGGGTGCTGATCGCCAACTCCAACCTCGTTCCCGACTGGGCCAACTGGCCGGAGTTCCGCCGGCTGGAACAGCTCGGCCTGACCATGTACGGCCAGATGACGGCCGGCTCGTGGATCTACATCGGCACCCAGGGCATCGTCCAGGGCACCTACGAGACCTTCGCGGCGGTCGCCGAGAAGCGGTTCGGGGGTACGCTCGCCGGCACCCTCACCCTGACCGGTGGCTGCGGCGGGATGGGCGGGGCCCAGCCGTTGGCGGTGACCCTGAACGAGGGCGCCTGCCTGATCGTCGATGTCGACCGCTCCCGGCTGCAGCGGCGGGTCGATCACCGCTATCTGGACGAGATCGCCGATGATCTCGACTCCGCGATCGACAAGGCGCTGGCCGCGAAGACCGAGCGGCGCGGCTGGTCCGTCGGCGTGGTCGGCAATGCCGCGGAGGTCTTCCCGGAGTTGTTGCGGCGCGGGGTGGAGATCGACATCGTCACCGACCAGACCTCCGCACACGACCCGCTGTCCTATCTGCCGGAGGGGATCGAGCTCGACGACTGGGCCGACTACGCCGACAAGAAGCCCGAGGAGTTCACCGACCGGGCGCGGGAATCGATGGCCCGCCACGTCGAGGCGATGGTCGGCTTCGCCGACCGCGGGGCCGAGGTCTTCGACTACGGCAACTCGATCCGCGACGAGGCGCGCCAGGGCGGCTACGGGCGTGCGTTCGAGTTCCCCGGGTTCGTGCCGGCCTACATCCGGCCGCTGTTCTGCGAGGGCAAGGGCCCCTTCCGCTGGGCGGCGCTGTCCGGCGACCCGGCCGACATCGCCGCGACCGACCGCGCAGTGTTGGAGCTGTTTCCCGACAACGACCGGCTGCACAAATGGATCCGTGGCGCGCAGGAGCGGATCGCCTTCCAGGGATTGCCGGCCCGGATCTGCTGGCTGGGCTACGGCGAGCGCGACCGGGCGGGGCTGCGCTTCAACGAGTTGGTCGCCTCGGGCGAGATCAGCGCGCCGGTCGTGATCGGGCGTGATCATCTCGACTGCGGATCGGTCGCCAGCCCCTACCGCGAGACCGAGTCGATGGCCGACGGGTCCGACGCCATCGCCGACTGGCCGCTGCTCAATGCCATGATCAATACCGCCTCCGGCGCGTCCTGGGTGTCGCTGCACCACGGCGGCGGGGTCGGCATCGGCCGGTCCATCCACGCCGGCCAGGTATCGCTCGCGGACGGCACCGAGCTGGCCGCGGAGAAGCTCGCCCGGGTGCTCAGCAACGATCCCGGGATGGGAGTGATCCGACACGTGGACGCCGGCTACCCGGCCGCCCGCGAAGTTGCCCACCAGCGCGGCGTCCGTGTCCCCATGAACGAGGAGTAG
- the hutI gene encoding imidazolonepropionase encodes MSATLITGITELITNDQPAPADPALIVSEGIVAWIGPAADAPPADSRIDADGTVLPAFVDSHSHLVFDGDRSAEFAARMTGRRYDGGGIATTVEATRSADDDRLRELVAARVAELRAQGTGVIEIKSGYGLNTPDEVRALRIAAEFTTETTFLGAHVVPAEYAGDRAGYLDLVRGPMLERAAPHARWIDVFCEPNSPHAFDGEESRAILTAGRDAGLELRVHGNQLGPGPGVRLAVELGAASVDHCTFLDDADVDALAGSSTVATLLPGVEFSTRSPYPDARRLLDAGVTIALATDCNPGTCYSTSMPFMIAMAVREMGLTPTEALWAATRGGALALRRDDLGRIRVGDPAYLTVLDAPNHLHLAYRPGVPLARPLL; translated from the coding sequence ATGAGCGCAACCCTGATCACGGGCATCACCGAGTTGATCACCAATGACCAGCCCGCGCCGGCCGACCCGGCGCTGATCGTCTCCGAGGGGATCGTGGCCTGGATCGGCCCGGCGGCCGACGCCCCGCCCGCCGATTCCAGGATCGACGCCGACGGGACGGTGCTTCCGGCCTTCGTGGATTCGCACAGCCATCTGGTCTTCGACGGCGACCGCTCCGCGGAGTTCGCCGCGCGGATGACGGGGAGACGCTATGACGGCGGCGGTATCGCGACGACGGTCGAGGCGACCCGCTCGGCCGATGACGACCGCCTGCGCGAGCTCGTCGCCGCCCGTGTCGCCGAGCTGCGGGCGCAGGGCACCGGGGTGATCGAGATCAAGTCCGGCTATGGCCTGAACACTCCCGACGAGGTCCGCGCGCTACGGATCGCCGCGGAGTTCACCACCGAGACGACGTTCCTCGGCGCGCACGTCGTCCCCGCGGAGTACGCCGGTGACCGCGCGGGCTATCTGGATCTGGTGCGCGGGCCGATGCTCGAGCGCGCCGCTCCCCATGCCCGCTGGATCGACGTGTTCTGCGAGCCGAACAGCCCGCACGCCTTCGACGGCGAGGAGTCCCGCGCGATCCTGACGGCCGGCCGGGACGCGGGGCTGGAGCTGCGCGTGCACGGCAACCAGCTCGGCCCGGGGCCCGGTGTCCGCCTCGCCGTCGAGCTGGGCGCCGCCAGCGTCGATCACTGCACCTTCCTCGACGACGCCGATGTCGATGCCCTGGCGGGATCGAGCACGGTCGCGACGCTGCTGCCGGGGGTGGAGTTCTCCACCCGCTCGCCCTATCCGGACGCGCGGCGCCTGCTGGATGCCGGGGTCACGATCGCCCTGGCGACCGACTGCAATCCGGGCACCTGCTATTCGACCTCGATGCCGTTCATGATCGCGATGGCGGTACGCGAGATGGGCCTCACGCCGACCGAGGCCCTGTGGGCCGCGACCCGCGGCGGCGCGCTCGCCCTGCGTCGTGACGACCTCGGCCGGATCCGGGTCGGCGACCCCGCGTACCTGACCGTGCTGGACGCGCCGAACCACCTGCACCTGGCCTATCGGCCCGGGGTGCCCCTGGCTCGACCTCTGCTCTGA
- a CDS encoding metalloregulator ArsR/SmtB family transcription factor: MTEDEDRADAWFHALADRTRRDILRRVLAGEHSVSALAARYDMSFAAVQKHVAVLERAGLITKRRQGREALASGDVAAVRSVGAMLSDLESLWRGRISRIDELITTDTEPTEKPEPKER, translated from the coding sequence GTGACCGAGGATGAGGACCGGGCGGATGCCTGGTTCCATGCGCTCGCCGACCGGACCCGACGCGACATCCTGCGCCGGGTGCTGGCCGGGGAGCACTCCGTCTCGGCGCTCGCGGCGCGCTACGACATGAGCTTCGCCGCGGTACAGAAGCACGTCGCCGTGCTGGAACGCGCCGGGTTGATCACCAAGCGCCGCCAGGGCCGAGAGGCCCTGGCCAGCGGCGATGTCGCGGCGGTGCGGTCCGTCGGCGCGATGCTCAGCGACCTGGAATCGCTGTGGCGCGGCCGGATCTCCCGGATCGATGAACTGATCACCACCGATACCGAACCAACCGAGAAGCCCGAACCGAAGGAACGATGA
- a CDS encoding formimidoylglutamate deiminase, translated as MITFPGFANAHSHAFHRALRGRTHDAGGTFWSWRKLMYAVADRLDPDRYFALARATFAELVLAGWTGVGEFHYLHHRPGGRRYADPNAMGAALAAAAGEAGIRLTLLDTCYLAGGLDSHGHLALDDHQMRFSDGSVDAWLERALDRPDWGDHVRLGVAIHSVRAVPEAALIRIAETLAGRELPIHLHLSEQPAENAACVARYGRTPTRLLADCGLLDSRLTAVHATHLTDDDIALLGRAGATAAFCPTTERDLADGIGPARRLADAGAALAVGSDQHAIVDPFEEVRAVELDERLASGRRGNFSPEALITIGTTNGWRALGWDPGTVDDRVIIDDASPRTAGSEPEQMIMSASAADVREVVCLGETIVGNGEHRLGDIGKLLHDAIGDLR; from the coding sequence ATGATCACGTTCCCCGGTTTCGCCAATGCCCACAGCCACGCCTTCCACCGAGCCCTGCGGGGGCGTACCCATGACGCCGGCGGGACCTTCTGGAGCTGGCGGAAGCTGATGTACGCCGTCGCGGACCGGCTCGACCCGGACCGCTACTTCGCCCTGGCGCGCGCGACCTTCGCCGAGCTGGTGCTGGCCGGCTGGACGGGCGTCGGCGAGTTCCACTACCTCCATCACCGCCCGGGCGGGCGTCGCTATGCCGATCCGAATGCCATGGGTGCGGCGCTCGCGGCGGCGGCCGGCGAGGCGGGAATCCGGCTCACGCTGCTCGACACCTGCTATCTGGCCGGCGGCCTGGACTCGCACGGACACCTCGCGCTCGATGATCATCAGATGCGCTTCTCCGACGGCTCGGTCGATGCCTGGCTGGAGCGCGCGCTGGATCGGCCGGACTGGGGTGATCATGTCCGGCTGGGGGTGGCGATCCATTCGGTACGCGCGGTGCCCGAGGCCGCGCTGATCCGGATCGCCGAGACCCTGGCCGGCCGCGAGCTGCCAATCCATCTGCATCTGTCCGAACAGCCCGCGGAGAATGCCGCCTGCGTGGCGCGCTACGGGCGTACCCCCACCCGATTGCTCGCCGACTGCGGGCTGCTCGACTCGCGGCTGACCGCGGTACACGCCACCCACCTGACCGATGACGACATCGCGCTGCTCGGGCGGGCCGGCGCGACCGCCGCATTCTGCCCGACCACCGAACGCGATCTCGCCGACGGCATCGGGCCGGCCCGGCGGCTGGCCGACGCCGGCGCGGCGCTGGCGGTCGGTTCCGACCAGCACGCGATCGTCGACCCGTTCGAGGAGGTACGCGCGGTCGAGCTCGACGAGCGGCTGGCGTCGGGCCGGCGCGGCAACTTCTCCCCCGAAGCGCTGATCACCATCGGCACCACGAACGGCTGGCGCGCCCTGGGCTGGGATCCGGGAACAGTCGACGACCGGGTGATCATCGACGATGCCAGCCCGCGCACCGCCGGATCGGAGCCCGAACAGATGATCATGTCGGCGTCGGCGGCGGACGTGCGCGAGGTGGTCTGCCTCGGCGAGACGATCGTCGGGAACGGCGAGCACCGGCTCGGCGATATCGGCAAGCTGCTGCACGACGCGATCGGAGACCTACGATGA
- a CDS encoding alpha/beta hydrolase fold domain-containing protein, translated as MDDQAAFLAAVGIAGDAGLPTVERPRLAAPAAPGPRTRWLAEVRRARAMANAAAVRAAEQLGPRLAGLPGDHGGPLYPGGGGEVIVESEEFGVPTDARWPDDGLAAAVAAPIDPVVPHPDAVRDTIAATLFRPAEPHGALIMVHGGGWWMGDGRARERLGAEQARAIAAGAGWAVLDIDVRLAPEHPYPLPVFDVLAALDRVAGRDDLGPRVALLGISSGAHTVAVATLMAAHQGRRVDGQALIVPSLDLATLGPANNADDAAREARWDQLQGVFGLPTPEQARELVGISPLASPVLIDPRLARVAPPTMIATGEYDEAVVGGEAYAAELAGAGVPVLAGSYVRSHTLSTPAESRRLHTDLARWLNTL; from the coding sequence GTGGATGATCAGGCCGCATTCCTGGCGGCGGTCGGCATCGCCGGCGACGCCGGGCTGCCCACGGTGGAGCGGCCCCGTCTTGCCGCGCCCGCGGCACCGGGGCCGCGTACCCGTTGGCTGGCAGAGGTACGCCGGGCGCGGGCGATGGCCAATGCCGCGGCCGTGCGTGCCGCGGAGCAACTAGGCCCGCGGCTGGCCGGGCTGCCCGGTGATCACGGTGGACCGCTGTATCCGGGTGGCGGCGGCGAGGTGATCGTCGAGAGCGAGGAGTTCGGCGTACCCACCGACGCTCGCTGGCCCGACGACGGGTTGGCCGCCGCGGTCGCGGCACCCATCGATCCGGTGGTGCCCCATCCCGATGCGGTACGCGACACGATCGCCGCCACGCTGTTCCGGCCCGCGGAGCCGCACGGCGCGCTGATCATGGTGCACGGCGGGGGCTGGTGGATGGGCGACGGCCGGGCGCGCGAACGACTCGGCGCGGAGCAGGCGCGGGCGATCGCCGCCGGCGCGGGCTGGGCGGTCCTCGACATCGACGTCCGACTGGCGCCGGAACATCCCTATCCGCTGCCGGTGTTCGACGTGTTGGCGGCCCTCGACCGGGTGGCCGGGCGCGACGATCTCGGCCCGCGCGTCGCGCTGCTGGGCATCTCCTCCGGCGCCCACACGGTCGCCGTCGCCACCCTGATGGCCGCCCATCAGGGGCGTCGGGTGGACGGCCAGGCACTGATCGTGCCATCGCTGGACCTCGCCACCCTCGGCCCTGCCAACAATGCCGACGACGCCGCGCGGGAGGCCCGATGGGACCAGTTGCAGGGAGTCTTCGGGTTGCCGACCCCCGAGCAGGCGCGCGAACTCGTCGGCATCTCCCCGCTGGCCTCGCCGGTCCTGATCGATCCGCGACTGGCGCGGGTCGCGCCGCCGACCATGATCGCGACCGGCGAGTACGACGAGGCCGTCGTCGGCGGCGAGGCCTATGCCGCCGAGCTGGCCGGCGCGGGCGTGCCGGTGCTGGCGGGCAGCTATGTCCGCAGTCACACCCTGTCCACTCCCGCAGAGTCCCGCCGCCTGCACACCGACCTGGCGCGCTGGCTCAACACCTTGTGA
- a CDS encoding cytosine permease, with the protein MSDQASTAIVERRSIDVVPDSERHGHPFSQFTLWCGANLQITAIVDGALAVVFGADPAWAIAGLLVGNLLGGAVMALHSAQGPRLGLPQMISSRAQFGVIGAIVPLVLVVIMYLGFAATGTVLTGQAINLIIGVSQPWIGIVIFGALTAVAAIVGYRWIHRLGRVATVLGLLGLAWLAYQLLGTHNAAAYLGTKPFEWSTFLLAVALGAGWQLTFGPYVADYSRYLPRDTSPRSTFWFTLGGSVIGSMISMTLGALIAAIPAAAGGSAFTKNQVGFVGEIAGGGLIALAIYLVIVVGKLTVNTLNAYGGAMTMLTTVSAVRREARISPVARAGYIVGFIAVSVIIAIGASSDFINLFKNFVLVLLMVFTPWSAINLVDYYLVSRERVDIPALYDPAGRYGAVNWPALGCYLLGIVVQIPFLSQALYTGPVATALGGADISWIVGLVITGLVYWPIARAQRRWPDELIRPAEAER; encoded by the coding sequence GTGAGCGATCAGGCAAGCACGGCGATCGTCGAGCGGCGCAGCATCGACGTCGTGCCGGATTCGGAGCGGCACGGCCACCCGTTCAGCCAGTTCACGCTGTGGTGCGGGGCGAACCTGCAGATCACCGCGATCGTCGACGGCGCGCTCGCGGTGGTGTTCGGCGCCGACCCCGCCTGGGCGATCGCCGGCCTGCTGGTCGGCAACCTGCTCGGCGGCGCGGTGATGGCCCTGCACTCAGCGCAGGGGCCGCGGCTCGGGCTGCCGCAGATGATCAGCTCCCGCGCGCAGTTCGGGGTGATCGGGGCGATCGTGCCGCTGGTCCTGGTGGTGATCATGTACCTGGGCTTTGCCGCCACCGGCACGGTGCTCACCGGCCAGGCGATCAACCTGATCATCGGGGTGTCGCAGCCCTGGATCGGCATCGTGATCTTCGGCGCGCTGACCGCGGTCGCGGCCATCGTCGGCTACCGCTGGATCCACCGCCTGGGTCGTGTCGCCACCGTGCTCGGCCTGCTCGGGCTGGCCTGGCTGGCGTACCAACTGCTCGGCACCCACAACGCAGCGGCCTACCTCGGCACCAAGCCGTTCGAGTGGTCGACGTTCCTGCTCGCCGTCGCGCTCGGCGCGGGCTGGCAGCTCACCTTCGGGCCCTATGTGGCCGACTACTCGCGCTACCTGCCCCGCGACACCTCGCCGCGGTCCACCTTCTGGTTCACCCTGGGCGGTTCGGTGATCGGCTCGATGATCTCGATGACCCTCGGCGCGTTGATCGCCGCGATCCCGGCCGCGGCCGGCGGCTCGGCGTTCACCAAGAACCAGGTCGGCTTCGTCGGCGAGATCGCCGGCGGCGGGCTGATCGCGCTGGCCATCTACCTGGTGATCGTCGTCGGCAAGCTGACCGTGAACACGCTGAACGCCTACGGCGGCGCGATGACGATGCTGACGACGGTCTCCGCGGTACGCCGTGAGGCCCGCATCTCGCCGGTGGCGCGCGCGGGCTACATCGTCGGCTTCATCGCCGTCTCGGTGATCATCGCGATCGGCGCGAGCAGCGACTTCATCAACCTGTTCAAGAACTTCGTGCTGGTGTTGTTGATGGTGTTCACGCCGTGGAGCGCGATCAACCTCGTCGACTACTACCTGGTCTCGCGCGAGCGGGTCGACATCCCGGCGCTGTACGACCCCGCCGGGCGGTACGGCGCGGTGAACTGGCCTGCGCTCGGTTGCTATCTGCTCGGCATCGTCGTGCAGATCCCGTTCCTGTCCCAGGCGCTCTACACCGGGCCGGTGGCCACGGCCCTCGGCGGCGCGGACATCTCCTGGATCGTCGGCCTGGTGATCACCGGCCTCGTCTACTGGCCGATCGCGCGCGCACAGCGCCGCTGGCCGGATGAGCTGATCCGGCCGGCCGAGGCGGAGCGATGA